One window of Dehalobacterium formicoaceticum genomic DNA carries:
- a CDS encoding prephenate dehydrogenase, which produces MSKMNALNKITIIGLGLIGGSLGLALNKKGQIPALVGYDLNLTSVQQAVAMRAVHWGTMSLKLAVEDADLVILAVPVGQIKNTVLSILPFLKDGCVFFDVGSTKESIIKEMSRILPAHIAFIGGHPMAGSEKAGISGAKDYLFENAIYVITPKAEESPENLHKVLQVIEWLGAKPKIMSPEVHDQAVAGVSHLPYLAAVSLVQTVGELGHKIPDAPLLAAGGFRDTTRIAGGDAVMWRDIVLSNQENLIEMIDAFQKQLDQVKEYLIKGDGERLEELFLSSKNLREGIPVSYRGGLPQIYELLISIPDQPGMLSLITGSLGAAEVNIAEIEVLRVRENHEGAIRLAFQHQSDLDKALIILREKGLSVSLPTA; this is translated from the coding sequence ATGAGTAAAATGAATGCACTCAATAAAATTACTATCATCGGCCTGGGACTCATTGGCGGTTCTTTAGGTCTGGCTTTAAACAAAAAGGGACAGATTCCCGCCCTGGTCGGATATGATCTGAATCTTACCTCCGTCCAACAGGCTGTTGCCATGAGAGCAGTTCATTGGGGCACCATGAGCTTGAAATTAGCCGTAGAAGATGCGGATCTGGTGATCCTGGCTGTTCCCGTGGGCCAAATCAAAAATACGGTTCTCAGCATCCTGCCATTTTTAAAAGATGGCTGTGTTTTTTTTGATGTGGGCAGCACCAAGGAAAGTATCATCAAAGAAATGAGCCGGATCCTGCCTGCTCATATCGCTTTCATCGGAGGTCATCCCATGGCCGGTTCCGAAAAGGCTGGAATCTCAGGCGCCAAAGATTATCTTTTTGAAAATGCAATTTATGTTATCACCCCAAAAGCAGAAGAAAGCCCGGAAAATCTGCATAAAGTGCTTCAGGTTATTGAATGGCTTGGTGCCAAGCCCAAAATCATGTCACCTGAGGTTCATGATCAGGCCGTGGCCGGGGTGAGCCACCTGCCTTATTTAGCGGCAGTCAGCCTGGTGCAGACGGTGGGAGAACTTGGGCACAAAATTCCTGACGCACCCTTGCTGGCAGCGGGAGGTTTTCGGGATACCACCCGTATCGCCGGGGGAGATGCCGTCATGTGGCGGGATATTGTTTTATCAAATCAGGAAAATCTGATTGAAATGATCGATGCCTTTCAAAAACAGCTGGATCAGGTGAAAGAATACCTTATTAAAGGGGACGGGGAGCGGCTGGAAGAACTTTTCTTGTCATCCAAAAACCTGCGGGAAGGGATTCCCGTTTCATATCGGGGCGGTTTGCCCCAGATTTATGAATTATTGATTTCCATACCGGATCAACCGGGCATGTTATCCCTGATCACAGGAAGCTTAGGAGCAGCAGAGGTTAATATTGCGGAAATCGAGGTGCTGCGTGTACGGGAAAATCATGAAGGAGCCATCCGTCTTGCTTTTCAGCATCAATCTGATTTGGACAAAGCATTGATTATCTTAAGAGAAAAAGGACTTTCTGTATCATTACCCACGGCTTAA
- the aroA gene encoding 3-phosphoshikimate 1-carboxyvinyltransferase, with product MEEIIKGTNRKIQGNIKVPGDKSISHRSVLLGSIAEGITEVEGFLMGEDCLSTVDCVRKLGIDVTVRPSGQLTIHGKGLLGWKEPLEVLDAGNSGTTLRLILGLLAGQPFHSIIKGDASLSSRPMGRVVKPLSLMGAVSDGRENGNKAPLGIRGGNLHPISYSSPVASAQIKSALLLAGLYAEGTTTVEEPEKSRDHTERMLSSFGAKILSQDKKSSVQGFPELRGQKIIVPGDISSAAFFMVAAAITPGSELILEHVGINPTRKGIIDVLQKMGGKINLENQRIEAGEPVADVVVQYSPLHGVTVAGEEIPRLIDEIPILAVAAGFAEGETIIKDAGELKVKETDRIDAITSQLALLGMDIKPQEDGMIIQGGRPLKGAPVNSFFDHRIAMALAVAGTRAKGETVIQQGECVNISFPDFYQLLRKLTL from the coding sequence ATGGAAGAAATTATTAAAGGTACGAACAGAAAAATTCAAGGTAACATCAAGGTGCCGGGAGATAAGTCCATTTCCCATCGCAGTGTACTTCTAGGCAGCATTGCAGAAGGTATTACAGAAGTAGAGGGCTTTCTCATGGGGGAGGATTGTCTGAGCACGGTGGATTGTGTGCGTAAACTAGGGATCGATGTCACGGTTCGGCCATCCGGTCAGCTGACCATTCACGGCAAAGGACTCTTGGGATGGAAAGAACCTTTGGAGGTATTGGATGCGGGGAATTCCGGAACTACTTTACGTCTGATCCTTGGTCTTTTGGCAGGGCAGCCCTTTCATAGTATTATTAAAGGGGATGCTTCTTTAAGCAGCCGTCCTATGGGACGTGTGGTCAAACCTCTCAGTTTGATGGGTGCGGTCAGTGATGGGCGGGAAAACGGGAACAAGGCACCCTTGGGGATCCGGGGAGGAAATTTACATCCAATCAGCTACTCATCGCCGGTGGCCAGCGCACAAATAAAGTCTGCCCTTTTGTTAGCCGGTTTATATGCAGAGGGGACCACAACGGTGGAGGAACCGGAAAAATCCCGAGATCATACGGAACGCATGTTAAGTTCCTTTGGAGCGAAAATTTTGTCTCAAGATAAAAAATCCTCTGTCCAGGGATTTCCTGAACTCCGGGGACAAAAAATCATCGTACCGGGGGATATTTCTTCTGCCGCATTTTTTATGGTGGCCGCAGCCATAACCCCCGGTTCGGAACTTATCCTGGAGCATGTGGGGATTAATCCTACACGCAAAGGCATCATTGATGTGCTGCAAAAAATGGGAGGAAAAATAAACTTAGAAAATCAAAGAATAGAGGCAGGGGAACCGGTGGCAGATGTAGTAGTACAATACAGTCCCCTCCATGGCGTAACGGTAGCAGGGGAGGAGATTCCCCGTCTGATTGACGAGATTCCCATTTTAGCAGTAGCAGCAGGTTTTGCCGAAGGTGAAACTATCATTAAAGACGCCGGGGAGTTAAAGGTCAAAGAAACGGATCGCATTGATGCGATCACATCACAACTGGCTTTATTAGGGATGGACATCAAACCCCAAGAAGATGGAATGATCATCCAGGGGGGGCGTCCATTAAAGGGCGCCCCGGTGAACAGCTTTTTTGATCACCGCATAGCCATGGCTTTGGCAGTGGCAGGAACCCGGGCAAAAGGGGAGACGGTGATTCAGCAGGGAGAATGTGTCAATATCTCTTTTCCTGATTTCTACCAGCTTTTGAGAAAACTGACCCTTTAA
- the cmk gene encoding (d)CMP kinase, with amino-acid sequence MPKKVIAIDGPAGAGKSTVARIVAERLNYLYIDTGAMYRALTYKAMIKNIPLENEASLTELAENTEITLFSQEGQLKVLCDGTDVTQEIRDPKVSKNVSLVALVPGVRKKMVRMQQQLAQKGGVVMDGRDITTIVLPQADCKIFLTASVEERGKRRCLELAQKGYHVSPKKVQEDIDQRDLLDTLRKVGPLMQTPDAFLIDSTGLSIETIVGKILDRCEKGE; translated from the coding sequence ATGCCTAAAAAGGTGATTGCCATTGACGGACCGGCAGGGGCGGGAAAAAGCACGGTGGCGCGTATAGTGGCAGAGAGATTAAATTATCTGTATATTGATACCGGAGCCATGTATCGGGCGCTCACATATAAAGCCATGATTAAGAATATTCCTTTGGAGAATGAAGCTTCCCTGACCGAATTAGCAGAAAATACAGAGATTACCTTATTCAGCCAAGAAGGTCAGTTGAAAGTATTGTGTGATGGAACAGATGTTACCCAGGAAATCAGGGATCCCAAAGTATCCAAAAATGTTTCCCTCGTAGCCCTCGTACCCGGTGTACGCAAAAAGATGGTCCGAATGCAGCAGCAGCTGGCACAAAAAGGCGGCGTAGTTATGGACGGACGAGATATTACGACCATTGTTTTACCCCAGGCTGATTGCAAAATTTTTTTAACGGCCTCTGTGGAAGAACGGGGTAAAAGACGCTGCCTGGAATTAGCTCAAAAGGGCTATCACGTTTCCCCTAAAAAGGTGCAGGAGGATATTGATCAGAGGGATCTATTGGACACGTTGCGCAAGGTCGGTCCTTTAATGCAAACGCCGGATGCTTTTTTAATTGATTCTACCGGACTTTCCATCGAAACCATCGTCGGAAAAATTCTTGATCGATGTGAGAAAGGAGAGTGA
- a CDS encoding lysophospholipid acyltransferase family protein: MYSFAKRICLIILVLLGRWKVEGLEHVPKNGPFIAVCNHISYWDPVLVGCALPRQVHFMAKAELFSYPIFKNILHKLGAFPIKRGVSDRNALKTAIKLLQDNELIGVFPEGTRAKPGTLLPFKSGINMIAYKAGSPILPMAVINSRKVLLGWRYPVRVIIGKPIPYPESEDRPSKEELEALNQKIWHSVYDLLSKNQ; the protein is encoded by the coding sequence TTGTATTCATTTGCTAAAAGAATTTGCCTTATTATACTGGTCCTCTTGGGTCGGTGGAAGGTTGAAGGGCTGGAGCATGTCCCGAAAAATGGCCCTTTTATTGCCGTCTGCAATCATATCAGTTATTGGGATCCGGTTTTGGTTGGCTGTGCCCTGCCCCGGCAAGTACATTTTATGGCCAAAGCTGAACTTTTTTCATATCCTATTTTTAAGAATATCCTTCATAAGTTAGGGGCATTTCCTATTAAAAGGGGGGTGTCGGATCGAAACGCTTTAAAAACAGCCATTAAACTCTTGCAGGATAATGAGCTCATTGGGGTCTTTCCGGAGGGAACGAGAGCTAAGCCCGGAACCCTTCTTCCTTTTAAATCAGGGATCAATATGATCGCTTATAAAGCCGGCAGCCCCATTCTTCCCATGGCCGTAATTAATTCCCGCAAGGTGCTTTTGGGCTGGCGTTATCCGGTACGGGTTATCATCGGGAAGCCGATCCCTTATCCAGAATCCGAGGATCGACCTTCCAAGGAAGAGCTGGAAGCTTTAAACCAAAAAATTTGGCATTCGGTTTATGATTTACTTTCGAAAAATCAATAA